One Mycolicibacterium fluoranthenivorans DNA segment encodes these proteins:
- a CDS encoding phytoene desaturase family protein: MAHAQYDVVIVGGGHNGLVAAAYLARAGRRVRLLERLDHVGGAAVSAHAFDGVDARLSRYSYLVSLLPRRIIDELGARIRLARRRHSSYTPDPASGGTTGLLLGAHDTFDVIGARPDATGFAEFYRRTGLLTKALWPTLLQPLETRSAARRRVLAGGDDAATAWREIVEEPIGRAITAAVRHDLVRGVIATDALIGTFASVEDPALLQNVCFLYHLIGGGTGDWDVPIGGMGAVTGALSAAASGFGAEITTGAEVFGISPDGEVRYRAGGQDHTVSGTHVLAGVTPTVLAGLLDEPAPVSAPGAQIKVNLMLRRLPRLRDTSVTPEQAFGGTFHINETLTQLEGAYTAASRGQVPEPLPCEIYCHSLTDPSILSPSLRAAGAQTLTVFGLHTPHSLSAGTDPDRARTRLTSAALDSLNSVLAEPIQDVIAEDAAGRLCIEAKTTADLDSILGMTAGNIFHGALGWPFAEDGEPLDTPARRWGVATAHPRILLCGSGSRRGGAVSGIGGHNAAMAVLES; the protein is encoded by the coding sequence GTGGCACACGCGCAGTACGACGTCGTCATCGTCGGGGGCGGACACAACGGTCTGGTCGCCGCCGCGTATCTGGCACGTGCCGGGCGCCGAGTCCGGCTGTTGGAGCGGCTCGATCACGTGGGCGGCGCGGCCGTGTCCGCGCATGCCTTCGACGGTGTCGACGCCCGGCTGTCGCGGTACTCCTATCTGGTGAGCCTGCTGCCGCGGCGCATCATCGACGAGCTGGGCGCGCGGATCAGGCTGGCCCGGCGGCGGCATTCCTCGTACACCCCGGACCCGGCTTCCGGTGGGACCACCGGACTGCTGCTCGGGGCGCACGACACCTTCGACGTCATCGGCGCCCGGCCCGATGCCACCGGTTTCGCGGAGTTCTACCGGCGCACCGGGCTGCTCACCAAGGCACTCTGGCCGACGCTGCTACAACCACTGGAGACCCGGTCGGCGGCGCGGCGCCGGGTGCTGGCCGGCGGGGACGACGCGGCCACCGCGTGGCGCGAGATCGTCGAAGAGCCGATCGGGCGCGCGATCACCGCGGCGGTGCGCCACGATCTGGTGCGCGGGGTGATCGCCACCGACGCCCTGATCGGCACCTTCGCCTCCGTCGAGGATCCCGCTCTGCTCCAGAACGTGTGCTTCCTGTACCACCTGATCGGCGGCGGTACCGGTGACTGGGATGTGCCGATCGGCGGGATGGGCGCGGTCACCGGCGCCCTGAGCGCGGCGGCCAGCGGCTTCGGCGCTGAAATCACCACCGGTGCAGAGGTTTTCGGGATAAGCCCGGACGGCGAGGTGCGCTATCGGGCCGGCGGCCAGGATCACACGGTGTCCGGCACGCACGTGCTGGCCGGCGTGACGCCCACGGTGCTGGCCGGGTTGCTGGACGAGCCCGCACCCGTGTCCGCGCCGGGGGCCCAGATCAAGGTCAACCTGATGCTGCGCCGGCTGCCGCGCCTACGCGACACCTCGGTGACCCCCGAGCAGGCGTTCGGCGGCACCTTTCACATCAACGAGACGCTGACCCAACTGGAGGGCGCTTACACCGCGGCGTCCCGCGGCCAGGTGCCCGAACCTCTCCCGTGTGAGATCTACTGCCATTCGCTGACCGACCCCAGCATCCTGTCCCCGAGCCTGCGCGCGGCCGGGGCGCAGACCCTGACGGTGTTCGGGCTGCACACCCCGCACAGCCTGTCCGCCGGCACCGACCCGGATCGGGCCAGGACCCGGTTGACCTCCGCTGCCCTGGACTCGCTGAACTCCGTTCTGGCCGAACCGATTCAGGACGTGATTGCCGAAGACGCCGCCGGCCGACTGTGCATCGAGGCCAAGACCACCGCCGATCTGGACTCCATCCTGGGCATGACCGCGGGCAATATCTTCCACGGGGCCTTGGGCTGGCCGTTCGCCGAGGACGGCGAGCCGCTGGACACCCCGGCACGGCGCTGGGGCGTGGCGACGGCACATCCACGAATCCTGTTGTGCGGATCAGGCTCCAGGCGCGGCGGTGCGGTGTCCGGGATCGGCGGGCACAATGCTGCGATGGCCGTGCTAGAGAGTTAG
- a CDS encoding MarR family winged helix-turn-helix transcriptional regulator, with the protein MSDDLIADEVWQRMSALVHENRGDWKRAVIDRSGLPFSRIRVLRRLARTPMTVKELAEAATMDAPAATVAVNDLEERGLVLRQTNPANRRCKVVSLTEEGQAVAAAVEAVQDPAPAALAALSDADLLALQTILRKLTL; encoded by the coding sequence ATGTCGGATGACCTGATTGCCGACGAGGTATGGCAACGGATGTCCGCGCTCGTGCATGAGAACCGCGGTGACTGGAAGCGCGCGGTGATCGACCGGTCCGGTCTGCCGTTCAGCCGGATTCGGGTGTTGCGCAGGCTGGCCCGCACCCCGATGACGGTCAAAGAGCTGGCCGAGGCGGCCACCATGGACGCCCCCGCGGCGACGGTGGCCGTCAATGACCTGGAGGAGCGCGGCCTGGTGTTGCGCCAGACGAATCCGGCGAACCGGCGCTGCAAGGTGGTGTCGCTCACCGAGGAGGGGCAGGCCGTGGCCGCCGCCGTCGAGGCGGTGCAGGACCCGGCTCCGGCCGCGCTGGCCGCCCTGAGCGACGCTGATCTGCTTGCGCTGCAGACGATTCTGCGGAAGCTAACTCTCTAG
- a CDS encoding MFS transporter, which translates to MNETVQDGRRRPDAISNLTPRRKAVVLVSCCLSLLIVSMDATIVNVAIPSIRTDLGASPAQLQWVVDVYTLVLASLLMLSGAMGDRFGRRRIFQIGLTVFAVGSLLCSLAPGIDTLIAARLLQGIGGSMLNPVALSIISQVFTGKVERARALGFWGAVVGISMALGPTVGGLLIEYVGWRAVFWINLPICAAAVILTAIFVPETKSATMRNVDPVGQGLAVVFLFGVVFALIEGPGMGWTNPRVIAVAVLAAVAFAAFLRFESRRHDPFIDLRFFRSVPFASATVIAISAFATWGAFLFMMSLYLQAERGFSAMHTGLIYLPIAIGALLFSPLSGRLVGRYGARPSLLAAGVLITTAAYLLTFLTATTPVWALLVVFTVFGMGFSMVNAPITNAAVSGMPLDRAGAASAVTSTSRQIGVSIGVALCGSVTGTTLLSSGVDFIAAARPLWFVCVALGVVIIVLGFVSTAPRALASAQRLVPLIEGKAAVHVG; encoded by the coding sequence ATGAATGAAACTGTGCAGGATGGTCGTCGGCGGCCCGACGCCATCAGCAACCTGACCCCGCGGCGTAAAGCCGTCGTCCTGGTGTCGTGTTGCCTCAGCCTGCTGATCGTGTCGATGGACGCCACCATCGTCAACGTCGCCATTCCGTCCATCCGCACCGACCTCGGGGCCAGCCCCGCGCAGCTGCAGTGGGTGGTCGACGTCTACACCCTGGTGCTCGCCTCGCTGCTGATGCTCTCCGGCGCGATGGGTGACCGGTTCGGCCGCCGGCGGATCTTCCAGATCGGGCTCACGGTGTTCGCCGTCGGCTCCCTGCTGTGCAGCCTGGCTCCTGGTATCGACACCTTGATCGCCGCGCGGTTGCTGCAGGGTATCGGTGGTTCGATGCTCAACCCCGTTGCGCTGTCCATCATTTCGCAGGTCTTCACCGGGAAGGTGGAACGCGCCCGCGCACTCGGCTTCTGGGGCGCGGTGGTCGGCATCTCGATGGCGCTGGGGCCGACGGTGGGTGGCCTGCTGATCGAGTACGTGGGCTGGCGCGCGGTGTTCTGGATCAACCTGCCGATCTGTGCGGCCGCGGTCATCCTCACGGCGATCTTCGTGCCCGAGACGAAATCGGCGACCATGCGCAATGTCGACCCCGTCGGGCAGGGTCTGGCGGTGGTGTTCCTGTTCGGTGTCGTGTTCGCGTTGATCGAGGGGCCCGGGATGGGCTGGACCAACCCGCGGGTCATCGCGGTGGCAGTGCTGGCCGCGGTCGCGTTCGCCGCGTTCCTGCGGTTCGAGTCGCGCCGCCATGACCCGTTCATCGACCTGCGCTTCTTCCGCAGCGTCCCGTTCGCCTCGGCGACCGTGATCGCCATCAGCGCGTTCGCCACCTGGGGTGCGTTCCTGTTCATGATGTCGCTGTATCTGCAGGCCGAGCGCGGGTTCTCGGCCATGCACACCGGTTTGATCTACCTGCCGATCGCCATCGGCGCACTGTTGTTCTCACCGTTGTCGGGCCGGCTGGTCGGTCGCTACGGGGCGCGGCCGTCACTTCTGGCGGCCGGTGTGCTCATCACCACGGCCGCGTACTTGTTGACGTTCCTGACGGCGACGACGCCGGTGTGGGCGCTGCTGGTGGTGTTCACGGTGTTCGGTATGGGCTTCTCGATGGTCAACGCCCCCATCACCAACGCGGCGGTCAGCGGGATGCCGCTGGATCGGGCCGGGGCGGCCTCGGCGGTGACCAGCACCAGCCGCCAGATCGGGGTGAGTATCGGTGTGGCGCTGTGTGGTTCGGTGACGGGCACGACACTGCTGTCCTCGGGGGTCGACTTCATCGCCGCGGCCCGTCCGCTGTGGTTCGTCTGTGTCGCGCTCGGAGTCGTGATCATCGTGTTGGGCTTCGTGTCCACCGCGCCGCGTGCCCTGGCCTCGGCGCAGCGGCTGGTCCCGCTGATCGAAGGGAAGGCGGCGGTCCATGTCGGATGA